Part of the Bacillus cabrialesii genome is shown below.
TATCTATCTTTGCCAAATCAGGCCTTAATACAGAAGAAATTCTGGGGCTCCTGTCATATCCCTATGTGCAAAAATGCATTCAAAATGCAGACATGATAACCATCACAGGGTGCGGAAACGATCTCATCGATTCGGTCCTAGCCTACCAATCTTCGAAAGATGATACGATTTTCACCCGTGTATCCGCCCATTGCCATGAGAATTTTGAAAAGATGATTGCCAAAATCGCCGAGATCAAAGGAGAAACTCCGTCTCCGTACGCCATCCGTGTATTCAACTTATACAATCCATTTCCCGGCATTGACATCGCCGACAAATGGATCACCTCTTATAATTCACATTTAGAAACACTTGCATCGGCGCCCCATGTCAAAATCGCGGATGCCCACAGCATCTTCAAAGGAGAAGAGAAGGAATATCTGTCCTTTGACGGTGTCCATCCGAACAGCAAGGGCTATCAAGCGATGGCTGAAGCCGTTCACAAGTTAGGCTATAAAGAATTGTCAGTTTCATAGAAAACGCGCCTTATGATTGGCGCGTTTTTTATGTGTAATTGAAATATTAAAAGAAACTTAAAATTCCCTTTCTTCTGTTCTACAGATAAAAAAAGTGCGCTAGAATAATGGAGGGCGTAGGCAAATATAGCCATAACGTTCAATATTTCGTATATAAGGAAGGATGGTCCTTTTGTTTCGGATTTTTAAAATGTCTTTTGCGGTTATCATTATTATACTGGCGCTGATTGCTTTTAACTATACCGAACATACCTCTGTTATCCAATCAGTCATGCTCGTTTTTCTTGGCGCAGTCATGTTTATGCAGGGGCTTGAAGAGCGCAAAAAAGAAAACGACGGCTCAGGCGCTTTTAATATTTATACCGCCGTTTTCGTATGGTCTGTCTCTCTCATCGGTTTTACACTTCATATTATCTAAATCTATTGCACATCCAGAAAATGCTCGACCGTCGGGAACGGGGTGTAGAACCGATGAAGCAAGGCTTTCCACTCTTGATACTCTGAAGAACCGCGAAAGCCTTCCGTATGGTCCTCAAGTGTTTCCCACTCCACAAGCAGCAGATACTTATGTGTTTCTTCCATGCATTTTGATAACGAGTGCGTGATATAGCCCTTCATGCCGGAAATGATCGGCGCCGCTTGCCTGAAAGCATCCTCAAACTCT
Proteins encoded:
- a CDS encoding antibiotic biosynthesis monooxygenase family protein, with the translated sequence MVREAAMLHIKEGLEQEFEDAFRQAAPIISGMKGYITHSLSKCMEETHKYLLLVEWETLEDHTEGFRGSSEYQEWKALLHRFYTPFPTVEHFLDVQ
- a CDS encoding SGNH/GDSL hydrolase family protein yields the protein MVLRYTALGDSLTTGRGSGLFSPGFVHRFGDMMEADLKANTAISIFAKSGLNTEEILGLLSYPYVQKCIQNADMITITGCGNDLIDSVLAYQSSKDDTIFTRVSAHCHENFEKMIAKIAEIKGETPSPYAIRVFNLYNPFPGIDIADKWITSYNSHLETLASAPHVKIADAHSIFKGEEKEYLSFDGVHPNSKGYQAMAEAVHKLGYKELSVS
- a CDS encoding YczI family protein, with translation MFRIFKMSFAVIIIILALIAFNYTEHTSVIQSVMLVFLGAVMFMQGLEERKKENDGSGAFNIYTAVFVWSVSLIGFTLHII